The proteins below come from a single Papaver somniferum cultivar HN1 chromosome 11, ASM357369v1, whole genome shotgun sequence genomic window:
- the LOC113320147 gene encoding uncharacterized protein LOC113320147: protein MEKEEGRNQRVTTFSRVLEPEFPLQWGNTKRLRCFKIKDEEVSEKSDGVSRKRIKSRIDRRVVRTDKETPSSISSPNRVINNNKNASAATPRSNGLSENRKSQSCSPEKEDRYYSTRGSVLGFDDNGKIFMEAAAAATPGTEDKGFVWPKLFISLSNKEKEEDFMAMKGCKLPQRPKKRAKFVQRSLLLVSPGTWLSDLCQERYEVREKKTAKKRPRGLKAMGSMDSDSE from the exons ATGGAGAAAGAAGAAGGTAGAAATCAAAGAGTAACAACATTCAGTAGAGTTCTTGAACCAGAATTTCCATTACAGTGGGGAAATACAAAGAGGCTAAGATGTTTTAAGATAAAAGATGAAGAAGTTTCAGAGAAATCTGATGGTGTTAGTAGAAAGAGAATCAAATCTAGAATAGATCGTCGTGTTGTGAGGACAGATAAAGAAACCCCGTCTTCAATCTCCTCTCCAAATCGTGTTATTAACAACAACAA GAACGCAAGTGCTGCAACCCCTAGATCCAATGGGTTAAGTGAGAATCGGAAATCACAGTCTTGTTCACCAGAAAAAGAAGATAGATATTATAGTACAAGAGGCTCAGTGTTGGGTTTTGATGATAATGGTAAGATCTtcatggaagcagcagcagcagcaacaccaggaACAGAAGATAAAGGATTTGTTTGGCCTAAGTTGTTCATTTCTCTATCTaacaaagaaaaggaagaagatttCATGGCTATGAAAGGGTGTAAACTCCCCCAAAGGCCTAAAAAAAGAGCTAAATTTGTTCAAAGGAGCTTACTT TTGGTTAGTCCTGGTACCTGGTTATCCGATCTTTGTCAGGAGAGGTATGAAGTTAGAGAGAAGAAGACTGCAAAGAAG AGACCAAGAGGATTAAAGGCCATGGGAAGCATGGACAGTGATTCAGAATGA